The Holophagales bacterium genome has a segment encoding these proteins:
- a CDS encoding Gfo/Idh/MocA family oxidoreductase codes for MTDETPTPAGSPSRREFLYAAGAAAAAAAIPARAAAEPARRTRYAIVGTGHRGSGMWGAEALKRHGDTLDLVALCDVNPQRAEAANTLMGTKAPVYADLDRMLDAVKVDRIAVCTVDATHSAVIARALDRGVDVVTEKPMVTGLSQCKAILDAERTNRRKVAMAFNYRYSPKLEKIWSLLRTSGLGKVTSIDFSWYLDVFHGADYFRRWHRLKSQGGSLWLHKASHHFDLVNWWLGADPVEVSAFSNLRRYGKNGAQRHTHCRTCPHKASCEFFFDMTANPRLMALYAGPAGADGYLRDGCVFREDCDTWDTMQAVISYSNGTTMSYSLNAFMPFEGFRVAFNCEKGRIEVRDYERQPWEVPYETEILVARNFAKDVERITLQKLPGGHSGGDPRLLDAVFGTAPVPDHLHVPDSRAGAMSCLTGIAARTSSETGKPVKIADLAPAAGLA; via the coding sequence ATGACGGACGAAACCCCCACCCCGGCCGGCTCCCCTTCCCGCCGCGAGTTCCTCTACGCCGCCGGCGCCGCGGCCGCTGCGGCCGCGATCCCCGCCCGCGCTGCCGCCGAACCGGCGCGCCGAACCCGCTACGCAATCGTCGGCACGGGGCACCGCGGCAGCGGCATGTGGGGTGCCGAGGCCCTGAAGCGCCACGGCGACACGCTCGACCTCGTCGCCCTCTGCGACGTCAACCCGCAGCGCGCCGAGGCCGCGAACACCCTGATGGGGACGAAGGCGCCCGTCTACGCCGACCTCGACCGGATGCTCGACGCCGTCAAGGTCGACCGGATCGCCGTCTGCACGGTCGACGCGACCCACTCGGCGGTCATCGCGAGGGCCCTCGACCGCGGCGTCGACGTCGTCACCGAGAAGCCGATGGTCACGGGCCTCTCGCAGTGCAAGGCGATCCTCGACGCCGAGCGGACGAACCGGCGGAAGGTCGCCATGGCCTTCAACTACCGCTACTCGCCCAAGCTCGAGAAGATCTGGTCGCTGCTGCGCACCTCGGGCCTCGGGAAGGTCACGTCGATCGACTTCTCCTGGTACCTCGACGTCTTCCACGGGGCCGACTACTTCCGCCGCTGGCACCGGCTGAAGTCTCAGGGCGGCAGCCTCTGGCTCCACAAGGCGTCGCACCACTTCGACCTCGTGAACTGGTGGCTCGGGGCCGATCCGGTCGAGGTCTCGGCCTTCTCCAACCTCCGCCGATACGGGAAGAACGGCGCGCAGCGGCACACCCACTGCCGGACCTGCCCGCACAAGGCGTCGTGCGAGTTCTTCTTCGACATGACGGCGAACCCGCGCCTGATGGCCCTCTACGCCGGCCCGGCCGGCGCCGACGGCTACCTCCGCGACGGCTGCGTCTTCCGCGAGGACTGCGACACCTGGGACACGATGCAGGCCGTCATCTCGTACTCGAACGGCACGACGATGTCCTACTCCCTGAACGCCTTCATGCCGTTCGAGGGGTTCCGCGTCGCCTTCAACTGCGAAAAGGGCCGCATCGAGGTTCGCGACTACGAGCGGCAGCCGTGGGAGGTGCCGTACGAGACCGAGATCCTCGTCGCGCGGAACTTCGCGAAGGACGTGGAGCGGATCACGCTCCAGAAGCTCCCCGGCGGCCACTCGGGGGGAGACCCGCGCCTCCTCGACGCGGTCTTCGGGACCGCCCCCGTCCCGGACCACCTCCACGTCCCCGACTCGCGCGCCGGCGCCATGTCGTGCCTCACCGGGATCGCGGCCCGCACGAGCTCGGAGACGGGAAAGCCCGTGAAGATCGCCGACCTCGCCCCCGCCGCAGGACTCGCTTAG